The region gtaacaccctaaacatTATTTAAAACATTTATCAGAGTGAAACAATTCAACATGCAATTAAGGATGCTACACTACAACATACAATCAACCTTCTCATTCAAAAAGACATGTAACACTTGACAGTTATGAAAATAGTAGTAATAATAATATGTCTGAATGTTAACTTTTATTAAATAGCAGTAGAACAATAGTAACAAATGGTTAACTCGCATATCTAACATCAACATAACATGTCATTATAAGaaatgttaaaacataaagaAAGACACAACATTCCAAATTCCCCGGTGTTACACATCAGAGCAGACGCCGACACTAAAATAAAACGGAAGACTTCATCTTCCACTCATATCTGAGCTTCTATTGCGGATTATTTGCATGTTACCCACATGGAGGCAACATGCAAACAGAAGAGTGAGATATCATAATTATATAAAGTAAAGCATGATAACAAGTAAGCATCAGACTATCACATGCACATCACCCATTCCACAACACAATTCCACATAATCCACACAACAACTATCCATACACAATAGCAACATAACAACCATCCGACATAATAACCACATAATCAACCATCCAACACAATAAAAAATGAAACCAATGTGCAATGCAATGAGACTCGACAACTCGACTCAATGCATGCGGTACCAATACGTGAACATGCGGGTTCACTGCTCCGATCCTCACATCCTATGATCAAAGCCACCAATTTGTTACCATCATCTCCGATAACAACTCGCTAATTCCATCACCTTCTAAATCTGCTATCGGCCCAATCCACACTATGGAATCTGAGGATCACCAACAACGAAGCATTTGTCCAACAACATGAATGCATGCCACATATTATACATGCAACAACCACCTCATGCACAATGACCCACCACCATAGTCAATGTACACCGCCAATACTGGCCATCATGCATCAAACACATTTTTTATAGCTCAACAATATCAACATACaacataacaagcaacaacaatGCATTTAAGATTATGTCACACCACCACATAAGCATTAAAATGCATTACAACACCATCACATAGAAAAATGTTCATTTTCAGGTACTAAGACTAATTTTAAATGAAAGTACATGCTATCAGTTTTTCGACGCTTCGAACGACACTCGAATCGGACACTCAAAACAAaacttatgaatttttaaagtttttaAGAAATTTATCCCAGTGTAACCGGCTACCCTAAAACCAGTAACCGGTTACACTACACCCTGTTGCGCAACCTGCACTACCATAAGCACACGGTAACCGATTATCCAAAAACCGGTTATCGGGTACATCCCCTTTTTTCCAGCCCCTGCGTGGCCTTTGTTTCacagggtaaccggttacccaaaaaTCGGTAACCGGTTACCCCCTCTAATTTTTGCCCAGAAACGTATTTTAAGCAGTGTAAGCGGTTACTCCATTTCTAGTAACTGAATACACTATTCTAGAAGCACTTTTCTACAACACTTTCAAAATGAAAATTACTTTAAATTCATCTCAAAACCCCATTTTTCTTACAAATCACTTGTACTATATTTTAACACGAAAAAGCACTTTTCCAAAGTTCAAAACTCGAACTTATTTACAATGAAAACATTCATAACTCAGTTCCGACTTTGACCCGAATCAACATCAATCATACAACATTGACATCATACAATCCAATCAAATTTTATGATTCTAACAGCAACAATTCATCATTCCAACATTAGTCACATCATCATCATACCACATACACACAATTCAACAATTACCAATTATCACGATGATCATGAATATAGAAAAGAAAAGCACAAAACCTACATGGCATAATCTACCCACCATCATCATGTTAACCATGAGGTAATTAGAACCTCATCCTTACCTTAGAGTTCCTAGAAATTGATTCTTTGACATTCAACAATGATGAATTttcctcttgagccctagcccTTTCTTCTCCCTTTCTCCCAAATGTTACATGTTCTCCATGTCTCTATCTCACTATctcttttctatttttattataattcttATTATTATTACTACTAATCTCACTAAATAaaataataacaaataataataccTTTTATTATTTAAtctaaataataataatagtcCACTATAATTAAGTTAATATTCAtctaatattaattaattaactaaataatAACTAATATAATTAATTAGTTTTACTCACAACATCACCCTTTCTACACTTTTgctcaccccccccccccccccccccccatacCTTAATTTATATAATTCTAAGGAAGCTACCCCACACCAAGGGTAACACAACATATAAAAACACCAATCaacacaacacaaccacaactatcacataattaaataatgaaaataatttaaataaaatcggGACATTACAAGTTTCACGTTGAGGTTTTGGCTGAGTTTGTAAGAGGCGTTGGGTACTAAGATGAAGTTGAGTTTTTCTTATCACCCACAGACGGAGAGGACTATCTAATCCTTGAAGGAtttgttgagggcttgtgtgcTATAACAAGCAGTAGCTTGGGATAACTAATTGTTGTTGACTAAGTTCACTTAtaataacagtttccattcgagtattaGGATGACCCTTTTTGaggcattgtatggtaggaggtgtatTCACCACCACCATTTATTATCAACCTTTTGTTTGCACATTCAGCCTGTTACTCAACTAGCAACTTGATTCTCTTAAAATTAGCGAACACCTCACTTAACTTATACAATGGATAAATCCACATTTATCTAGTGAATTCATCAAGGAAGGTTAAGAAGTAGCAGTTACCTCCTAGTGACTTCACTTGAAAGGGACCACACACATATGAGTGCATTATCTCCAATTTCTTATGTGACTTCATTAGCAAGTCCTATTTGAATGACCTTATAGCCTGCTCGGAAATGCAACATTCCTCACACATATTCTTTGGCATTATAATTTTGGGAAGGCCATACACCATCTTCTTTATGTCCATCAAATTGAGACTCCTAAATTTGAGATGGTCAAACTTTTGATGCCAAATCCAATTTTGATCTCCAATTGTGGTTGATGAAAGACATTGATGATCAAGCATATTGATCATGATCTTGAATGTTATGTGGGTTGACAAAAAGCCATAGAAGGAACATAAAATACATAAAAAAACGATTTCTTCTTCTCCATTATTTTTCATCACAATAATGTTTCCCGTTCCTTCAGATGTAACAATGATATTATCAGCATATCTGATGGATATcctcattgattcatcaagtttAATAAAACATTTTTTCTTGCATGTCATGTAATTGTTGTAACCTATATAAAGGTACCACACATTTGCTTTCTCTTGAGCCTTGTAGCCATTAAAATGACCTCGTTTGAATAACTACCACAAGCAAGTGAAAACTGAGCCACACCCATGTCACCTCCATTGGACTCTTTGTTAAATTAGAAATATTGAGCATAATGACCAAAATTATGACAACAATAACATTGTATCTCCTTTCtctcaaccttcttcttgggtTTTGGATTCTGAGTTGCATCATTCTTGTTTTTCTCACATTGACTTTTTGAGTTCTTGCCTGCACTACCACCTTCATTCCATTTCTTCTTCCATTTTTTATTTAACTTTATTGTTCTTTAAGGAATCTTCTTGAAGAATTTAGCCTTCAAAGTTTGTTCGGATACCTTATATGAATTTATCTACTTCCGCCTCAACTTGAGCGCTTCAAGAGATGCTTGTAATTCATCAAGATTCATCTATGACAAACTTTTGGATTCCTCAATGCCACAACAATATGATACAGCTTGGCAGGAAGAGCTCTTAGAACCTTCTCAACTTTTTGCAACTCATAGATTTCTCTTCACACGACTTTATTTGGTTTTTCAAAACCACCAACTTTGAGAAGAACTCAGCAATGGCTTCACCATCATTCACCTGCAGATTCTCATATGGTTTCCTCTAAGATTGCAACTATGCTAACTCCGATGTAGACATCTTATATAGTACTATAGAAACAGGTCTGGTACCAGGGACAAGATCAATATAAAACTCCACCTCTCTCTTTGCCGGTACATCTTAAATGTCATCTAGAAACACCTTTGGAAAATCCTGCACTACCTGCAATTCATCAGTCACCGCCTGAATCTTAGCAGATAACGCTGCGAATAGCCCAAACACCTGAGCTTCCTCTTCCAAAATCTCCTTCAAATCTCTAGAAGACAAAAAGCTAGCTTCTTCCTCCTCACCAGGAGCAGTAAATTCCAGCGACTTGTTATACCAATTGATATGAACATGATTAATCTCCAACCAGTTCATCCCCAAGGTAACATCAAGATTCTCTAATGGAAAGAACATAAGATCAATGCTAAAATCTTTATCAAAGATTAATAGAggaaaattcaaaaaaaaattgaagtAGTAGTGACCGAACCTTTAGCAGGAGTTTCGATAACTATTTCTCCACTCATATAAGACACAACAAGGCCTAGCCTTTTCACACAGTCAGCATcaataaaagaatgagtagcTCCAGTATTGATAATAGAAATCAAAGGCGTATTATTAATATAACATATACCTCTAATCAACCTATCATCACTGGAAGTCTGAGTCCCTGTCAGAGCGAACACCTTTCCTCCAGTTGAAGCTTTCTTAGGCTTCGGGCAATGAGTGCTGATATATCTTGGTTCACCATAGTTGTAGCAAGTCATCACATTCTCTTTGCAATCAGCAACCAAATATCTTTACTTCTCATAATTGTAACACTTCTTCACATTATTCTTGCATTCACTGACACAATGACCCAACTCACCGCACCTATAGAACTTAAGAGgagtaggagcacctcccccacttGTCCTCTTACCATCAACAACTCTTTGTTTACCTATATCAGCTGGAGCATTATATAGCTTCCCATAGTTCCGATtctgctttcctcttctcttgcCCAACCCCCTTGTAGTGAGCCGATCGAGCCTTACTATCATCCTCATAAATTCTACAGTTGTTCACCAACTCTAGAAACCTCCTGATCTATTGGTATCCAATAACCTTCTTAATCTTAGGACACAAACCATTCTCGAATTTGATACACTTCGAGAACTCAATTGTCGCCTCGCTGTAATGAGGATAGAACTTAACAAGTTCCACAAATCTGGAAGTATACTCAGTAACTGACAAATTACCCTGCTTCAGCTCCAGAAACTCAATCTCCTTTTTACCACGAACATCCTCCGGAAAGTACTTTCTCAAAAACTCCCTGCGGAACACAACCCAAGTTACAACTTCAGCTGCAACATCCAACACGTGACGAGTGTTGATCCACCAGTCATCAACTTCCTCAACTAACATATGCATATCGAATTGCACCTTTTGTGCTTCAGAGCAATCCATCACTTTAAAAATCCTCTCAATCTCCCAGAGTCAAGTCTATGCTCCATCAGGATCGTACCTACACTTGAAAGTAGCCGGATTGTTCCTCTGGAACTTCCACAAATGTTGGAACTCGTCATTCACACCAGCATTAGGATGATTTTGTACATGCTGAGCAACAACCTACAAAGCAGCAACAATAACAACGTCGTTTCTTCCATCCATTTTCTATTTCACACCACCAACAATAATAATGGTTAAAGAGACAACATCAACAGTATTCAACTGTCACACCACACCGACTCAACTACTTGGCTGGACAAACCGGCCTGCTCTAATACCATTATGTAACATCCTAAGTTTTCCTCGTGCAAATTTAAAACATCTATCAGAGTAAAACAAATCAACATGAAATTTAGAATGCTACACTATAACATACAATCAACCTGCTCAATTAAAAAGACACGTAACACTTGACAGTTATAAAAACAGTAGTAATAACCATATGTCCGAATGTTAACTTTTATTAAGTAACAATTTAACAACATTAACAAATAGTTAACTCAACATATCCAACATCCACATAACATGTcataataataaatattaaaacaTAATGAAAGACACAACGTTCCAATTTTCCCGATGTTACACATCAGAGCAGATGCCGGCAAAAAAAAAACTGAAGACTTCATCTTTGACTCACATCTGAGTTCCTATTGCAGATTATTAAAGCACGTTACCCATGTGGAGGAAACATTCAAACATAAGAGATGACATATAATAATTATATAAAAGAAAGCATCATAATAAGTAAGCATTAGATTATCGTATGCACATCACCTGTTCCACAACACAATTTCATATAATCCATACAACGATTATTCATACATAATAGCAACATAACAATCATCCAACATAATCAACCATCCAACACAATAACAAATGCAACCAATGTATAATGCAATGATACTCAACAAATCGACTAAACGCATTTGGTACCAATACATGAACACTCAAGTTCACCACTTCGATCCTCACCTCCTAGGATCAAAGTCCTCAATTTGTTACCATCGCCTCTGATAATGTCTCACTGATTCTATCACCTCCAAAATCAGCTATCGGCCCAATCCACACAATGGGATTTAAGGCTCACCAACGACTGACCATTTGGCCAACAACATGAATGCATGCAACATACAATACATGCAAAAATAACATCATGCACAATGACCCAACTTCATAGTCAATGTACATCGCCAATACTGACCATCATGCATCAAACACATGTTATAAatctcaacaacatcaacatacaacataacaagcaacaacaatGCATTTAAGGTTATGTCACACCACCACATAAATATGTCAATGCCTATCAACACCATCACATATAAAAATATTCATTTTCAGGTATTGTAACCAATTTTTAATGATAGTACATGCTCTCAGCTTTCCGACGCTTTGAATGGCACTCAAACCGGACACTCAAAATAAAAGCTATgaatttttaatgtttttaagAAAATGTTCTGAATGTAATTGGTTACCCTAAAACCAATAACCAGTTACCTTACATCCAATAGCACAACCATACTTCCAACACGCACCTGGTAACCGGTTACTCAAAAACTAGTAACCGGATACACCCCCATTTTCAGCCCCTGCATGGCCTCTGTTACAcagggtaaccggttactcaaaaaccagtaaccggttacaccccTCAAATTTTGCCCAGAAACTTATTTTTAAGCagtgtaaccggttactccaATTTTGGTAATTGATTACACTATTATAGAAGCATTTTTCTGTAACTTTTCCAAAACGAAAATTATCTAAAATTCATCCCCAAACCCTCATTTTCTCACAAATCGTTTATACCACATTTTAACACGAAAAACACTTTTCCAAAGTTGAAAACCTCAATTTATTTACACTGAAACCATTCATAACTCAGTTTCGACTCTGGCCCGAAATAATATCAATCACCCAACATTGACAACAAATAATCCAATCAATTTTATGATtctaacaacaacaacatcagtcACAACATGATCATACACACAATTCAACAATTAACAAATATCACAATGATCATGAACATAGAGAAGAAAACACCAAACCTAGATGACATAATTTACCCACTATCATCATGTTAACCCTTAGATAATCAAAACCTCACCATTACCTTAGAGTTTTTAGAAATagattctttgaccttcaacaatggtgaattcttcccttgagccctagcctcttcttctcaATTTCTCAATTTCTTCTCCTTTCTCCCAAATATTACGTTCTTTGAGTTTCTATCCCTCAAtctccttttttatttttattataatttttattatttactaactTATTATATTATAACTAGtttcttaataataataataataataataataataatagtaacaaTAATAACCCACTCAAATtgaataattaaattaatattcatctaatattaattaattaaataataactAATATAATTAATTAGTTTTACTTACAACACCATCATTTCTATACTTTTGCTCACACACTCCCCAACACCTTAATTTCTAAAGCAACTACCTCACACCAAGGGTACACAAAACATCAAAATACTGATCAACACAACACAATCACAACTATCACATAActaaattataaaatataatttaaataaaattggAGCATTACAGTACTCCCATTAGCCATGGATGGAGAAGATCGAACCATTGCTTTAGATACTTATTTGTTGGGTAACTTGAATTATAAGTTATTTGcaaattgagaaaaataaaaaagaacaAAGAGAAATTGAGAGAGAAAAGTATTATTGGAATGGAATTGATAGAATTTTTTTTTACAAACATGTGTTACATCCTTTACCTAAGATCATACTAATAACTAATTGACTTCTAATTAGTAACCACATGCATAGTTAGCATTATCCATATACACAACTATCAATAACCACACGATAAACTATCATTAACCACTGATTGAACCATCAGTAATCACATGTTGAACTATCAGTAACCACTTATTGAACTATCAGTAACCACATGCTAAACTTTCACTCACCACTTCCTGAACTATCAATAATCACTTATCGAACTATCAATAACCACATGTTGAAACTTGAATTACACATCTAATAGTTATCAATCTTTGTAACATTCCTCTCAGCTAATTTCCTATATGATGTGTCAAAGGAGACAAATTATCAATCACGATTCCTAAAGATGAATACCTTTTAGGTTGGGAATCATATAAACACAAACTTCATGGTCAAACCATTTGACTTAAAGGAACCACCCCTCTCACAATGATTTGTTTATGATCCAAGCTAACCATTCTTTGGAACAGTATTGGAAATGTGGGAGCTACTTCATTGGGAAATGGGTTCATAGATTTCTCTTTTTCCAATTTAGAATATGTTCGTAGATGTTGATCAGTGAGCTCCGAGAATTTGAGTCATAGTATATTGGAGTTGTTTTCTTGGACTAGGGGCTTCAACCTATTTGTAATCAACCAATAATCATAGTATATTGGAGTTGTTTCCTTGGACTAGGGGCTTCAACCTATCTGTAATCAACCAAAATTAAACACCAAATTATTAAACACTAAAATTATCTTTCAAGAATATTTACGGGCTCTCTCAAGAATATTAAACACCAAAATTATCTTTGTTATTGCTAGTAGTATTGGCATTCTTATATGCATAGACTCCACTTCAAACAAGCCTTCTTTTGATAGAATTTTCAGTCACTTTGTTACAATTTAAGTGGATAGGCtttgcattttttttaaaattgaataTGAAAGACACTTCATTTTCTGCGGCTTCTATAGTTGCATAGGTCACTCCACTAATTCTACAAAAGGAGAGATGTAGTGGATGATAAGAAAGAAAAACATCATGTTGATCGCCCAAATCGTACGacaatttattattatttttaacGTTTATCATGCCCtccataataataataataataataataataataataataataataaaataacattccttcatgttttattataatttattttttgtTGATATTTTTGTACACTAAAAAACAACTTTGAATAATTTTTCGAATATAGTTTCTAAATATTGTATTTTatatttctaaataaaaaaatTAACTTTTCCAAAAAAGCGACGGGAATGAAATGACACATTTTTTCTTCTTAATGTAATATATTTTTTGTATCGACACAAATAAAAGATGTATAGCTTGTCAATATCTGAATAAGATATATCGATTTATTCTTTTATCATAAATTTAGTTTACTATTATTTTATATGTTTATGAAAAAATGTATAATGTGCTTTTGATTTAAAAATATATAATCTTAAAAAAAAGgagaaattgaaaatgaaaataaaagaaaaagagTGCAAATGAATATAGAATACATGTATGTTAGATCGATAACATTATTATTTAGTCCTGTTTTAAAGAACTTTTAGTTCTATTTTTTTTTTGTCTATGTCCAATTTGTCTTACGGATTTTTGTTTTCTTTTGGTATTGCAATTCAAAATAAAAACATTATAAAAAAAACTTTAGTTTACGAGGTGAAAAACATCTCACAAACGCCTAAAAATACCTCACGCTATAAACTTGCGAGGAGACTAGAGACAAAAACGATAATTAAAACTACTCGTTAGGTGAAAAACACTTTATGATACACATATCTTTCAATGTGTACAGAGATTAGATATTTTTTGCTAGGTGGAAAAAGACATAAAAGTATAATTGAAACTATTGATTAGGTGAAAAACACTTTATGATACACGTATCTTTTAGGTTAAAAACACCTCATAACACATAAGAGGTAACATTTTCACTAAATACattaatatgttttaataaaaatatatattaaaacGATCTATGTTATTAAcatttaataaaaatatatatttaaagaaaaatcattttttttatttttttatattttgttgttctaatttttttttttacaattaAAATATAATCATTACATTTTTTAACTctttttataaaatataatttataaataatataatttttttatattatatttcATCGTGAAGTATGTAGTTTTTGGTTGTCAATAGTAGAAGAAGCTTATTTAGAAGTCCTTTTGTTGTTTATCTTCCAAAGTAGGCATGGCAACATAACCCGTACCCGTGGGTACCCacccgaacccgccccgaagttgacggggaaaacccgctttgactggatttgggtttgggtttggatTTTCCCCGATTATAAAGAATGGGGATGGGTCGGATAATGGGGACACTAATACCCACCCCGAACCCGACCCCGAACCCGCCCCATTCATTTTATTATGTACactattatttatttttgatgatttaAATATTAAATAAGTGGCCAATGTTTTAGTATTTTGATttgtattaattatttaatatatttaaatgtatgtatggaatttttttagattattttattttattatttataatatagtttaattttattaaaagtaaatatttatattaaaaaattgattttactaaatggatggtggcggggtggggatacccgaacccaacccgaacccgtttgggacgggtttgggttttaattctccatccccgtttgggtttggggcggggaacGAGGATTGTTTTgggattcgggtttgggtttgggggaggtaagaaccgtccccgacccgccccgttgccatgcctaTTCCAAAGTAGTAATTGGGTTGTATGAGTCCAGAGTATGACATTCACACATGGTTGAAATCAAGTAAATTCCGAATTCCATTTTGTGTGCATCATAGATGTGAAAGGCTGAGAAAGGAACTGGAAAAGTAGTGCAAGTTGGAAAAATAGAATTGACGGTAAAATCCATATATGTGTATTGCTAATCGATTACCTATAGTGAGAAAGGAACTGGAAAAGTAGTGCAAGTTGGAAAAATAGAATTGACGGTAAAATCCATATATGTGTATTGCTAATCGATTACCTATAATGAGAAAGGAACTGGAAAAGTAGTGCAAGTTGGAAAAATAGAATTGACGGTAAAATCCATATATGTGTATTGCTAATCGATTACCTATAGAGATACCAAAGGAAGGTAGCCGCTTGGGGAGCCAACCTATATGAACTGTACCTAGTATGAATGGATAGTCGTAGTATGACATTTGGGCAGTTCACTCAGATGAATGACCCCAGAAGTAGACCCCATGTGAGTAGTACCAAACGTATACAATGCTACCACACCCCATCGGCAAGATACGCGAGTTATATTTATCCTCCCAAGAGAGAGTGGGAATGGGATGTTCCTAAAGTTCAATGTGCAACTCAGATTAAATACTCGTAAGAACACAATCTATAA is a window of Lathyrus oleraceus cultivar Zhongwan6 chromosome 6, CAAS_Psat_ZW6_1.0, whole genome shotgun sequence DNA encoding:
- the LOC127096044 gene encoding uncharacterized protein LOC127096044 → MIVRLDRLTTRGLGKRRGKQNRNYGKLYNAPADIGKQRVVDGKRTSGGGAPTPLKFYRCENVMTCYNYGEPRYISTHCPKPKKASTGGKVFALTGTQTSSDDRLIRGICYINNTPLISIINTGATHSFIDADCVKRLGLVVSYMSGEIVIETPAKDFSIDLMFFPLENLDVTLGMNWLEINHVHINWYNKSLEFTAPGEEEEASFLSSRDLKEILEEEAQVFGLFAALSAKIQAVTDELQVVQDFPKVFLDDI
- the LOC127096045 gene encoding uncharacterized protein LOC127096045, yielding MDCSEAQKVQFDMHMLVEEVDDWWINTRHVLDVAAEVVTWVVFRREFLRKYFPEDVRGKKEIEFLELKQGNLSVTEYTSRFVELVKFYPHYSEATIEFSKCIKFENGLCPKIKKVIGYQ